The genomic interval ACCATAAAATCCTTGAAGAGTATAAGGTTTGGCTGGGAATGACCACTACTTCTAAAGATTGGGATTGAGGAACTGGTCCTCAATCACATGAATTGGACTACACAGACAAAAGGATAATAATGAAGAGCTCTCCGTCGTTTTACGGAAGTAGCATGAATCGCATGGATTTGCGAAACACGACACCTTTTTctcaaacaaaatttttgtgGTGGAACATTGACCAGCGGCCCACCGATGGGACTGCATTTTTCGCAACTTTACCTTTTTCTCAAACAAAATTTGTGTGGTGGAACATTAACCAGTGGCCCACCGATGGAACTGCATTTTTCCCAACTTTAGACATAATCTTTCAATGAgtcattattattatgaaattaGAGTTTGactatttaatttgatttattcTTCTTATGATTTTGAACATATGTAAAGTATAGAAGATTAAACTATGTAAGGAATAAGAATTCAAGATTAAACTATAGATATGTCTTAATCTCAAAGGCGTATAGGTTTTGATTTCTAAAACGTTTTTCACAACTTAatcttattattaaattttaaagtaacAAAGTTAGTTGGTTGTTTTTTATTGCATTAAAATCTATGAACtacttaaactagaaaaaattttaattaaatagaaTTAGTATTATGAAACCACTATATATGCTAGCGATTAATATAAACTAACCCATAGTATATTTTACATCTCTATGATTGTTCATTTTCCCTCAAAATTTAGGTAAAAAGATGTAGGATGAAAAGATTGCATGAATATATTGATATGAAATTGAGCTCTTCATAAATTTGGACAACAACTTGATTTGTTCCAATTAATATGGTCAGCATGAAAAAGCTTAAACAGATATACTTGGTTTCTCCCCCTTAAATTAACAAATAGTAGTGATTAGATTAAATAATCCTGAGATTGAATTAATCAATCTTGGTGAACAGGTAACACGATTGAGATGCGGTGGATTCATCTTCGCCCTCCGCCTCAACCACACCGTGAGTGACGCAGCTGGCCTAACCCAATTCATGTCAGCTGTAGGGGAGATGGCTCGCGGCTGGCTTGCCCCATCAATCCCACCAGTATGGGAAAGACACCTCTTAGGGGCAAGAGATCCACCAAGAGTCACATGTAAACATCGTGAGTACGAAGAAGTACAAGGCACCATAGTTCCATTCGACGAAATGGCTCATCgctcttttttctttggccCCGCGGAACTCTTAGCACTTCGTAAACTTGTTCCCCTACACCTTCGTAAGTGTTCAAGGTTCGAACTCTTAACCGCTTGCTTATGGCGTTGCCGAACCATTGCCATTCAAGCTAATCTCGAAGAAGAGGTTCGTATTATATGTATCGTGAACTCCCGCTCCAAGTTTAATCCTCCATTGCCGTCGGGATATTACGGGAACGCATTCGCATTCCCTGTGGCGGTAGCAAAAGCAGGGAAACTTCGTCAAAACCCATTAGGGTATGCCTTAGAACTTGTGAAACAAGCTAAGGCGGATGTAACAGAAGAGTACATGAAATCACTAGCGGATTTGATGGTGATAAGGGGGCGACCTCATTTTACAGCGGTTCGGTCTTACCTTGTCTCTGATGTGACACGTGCCGGGTTCGGAGATGTGGATTTCGGGTGGGGTAAGGCAGTGTATGGTGGTCCGGCTAAGGGAGGGGTGGGGGCTATTCCTGGGGTCGCAAGCTTCTTGATACCATCTAAAAACAAGAAAGGAGAGGACGGAATTGTGTTGCCAATTACCTTGCCACCCCCGGCTATGGAAATATTTGTGAAAGAGCTTGATGGCATGCTGAAAGAGAAGCCAACTGGGATTGAGAGTCAATCAGTTTTTATTTCATCTTCTCTGTAATAAGTAAACTGGTATACGAGAGCAGAGTAGTGAGACTAATGTTTGATAAGTGTACCATGTAGTTTGTTTGGGTTGGAAAATAATTTCTCCTGTTGAGTGCAAATATTCATTCTTCGatctttcaaattcatttgATGTCGTTGGGCTTATATATTTGGGTTTGAAGCCCAATTATGTGGATAGCATATAGCTGCAAAGAGTGTTTCTTGGGTGTCAGCGCACTGTCAAGTTTCAGGCCATTTCTTGTTTGGTCTAGCCCACATCAATGTTGGTGTATATTCTTGACTTTCGACTTGCAGGTAGTTGGTTTCCCTCAAACATAaagtaattataaaattttagttcatttttaatttgtcaaTCCCATCAATTACTgtatataaataattcaacaaaaagaacattatttactatatattatgttttaaagtttTACATTACTCAACCAATTGACAATATATATAGGTGAACAAACTTTCTTATATTTAAAGACTGGAGACATTTTCATTCTAATTACATGAAATATATTTGTACCACCACTTAGAATAATAACCTCTCAAGAGTCATCTAGTTATACCCCTTGTATTGATATCAGACTTTATACAAGTACGTACAGAGGAGGCTTACGCCTAGTGCCTTTTACCCTTCGAACGCAAACTGCAGGGGAACAAAAATACTCGTTGCAGTAACTACCTGGTATAGCCTTGGCAAGCCCCCACCCTCCGCGTTTACACACTTTTCCCATCCATTACCGAGGCTAGTGGTACTTCGATCCCCTCATAGATCATAAAGGGGCAAAACCAGATATATTTACCAATCAAAAACCAGAGTAACAGAGTAAAAATTGCTTGATACTAGCCAGCCATTCAGAAGCACAAAATTAAACTTACCTGTGGCTATCCATTCAACCCGAGGAGCACCCTTACAGACCTCAGtactattaattaattctGCTCTATTTGATTGGGAGAATGACGTGTGGAACAAATTCATAAAAGACCTTAATTATATGATCCTTTGCCGACATGAAGAGGATAAGCTTGTGTGGGCTCAGAGTTCTTCTAGTATCTGTTCTAAATTTTTCTCCATTGTTTTGGAATCAATTAGAATCTCCCTCAACCAATTGGAAGTCTAATTTGGAGATTTGCACCTCTCAAAGTTGCAAGCGTTTATTGGCTTGCTTTAAAAGGTATAAATTGGCTGCATTGATGGGCTACAcaaaagttttttatttttaatttattttttgtgaaAAGTGAGTTTTTAGATATCATTAAATATACTTACAAAATGCTGCCATAGCCTTTGCTCTGTTTTCAATGACCAAAACAATACAGCCCTCCGGTATCAGCCCAAAATCGATGGATAAGATTCCTAACAGAAAGACAACCAGGGTTAGATCTTGCATCTCGAATATCTGTCACAATCCAACCCACTAAGACAACTGTACAAGAAGACATCATCCAGTTGCGGTTACACAAAAAAAGTTGCTTACTCAATGTCGAAAATTCCTGCTCTCAGTGAGGAGGGAGCCCTGAATCAGTAAGCCATATTGTCTGAGCAAAAAAACTCAGTAAGCAATATCTTTCTTACATGTCGTTTTGCCTGGAGAATTTGGTCAACCTGTTCAATTTGGTAGGGTTGTTCTTGTGTCTTGCCTAAAGATCTTCATCTCTACTCTCGCTTTGGCTAGATATCATTGTGTCTGGTTCAGAAATTGTTGTGTGGATGATGACCTTTTTTGCAACTATTTGGTCCTGGTGATTTTGccaggaatgatttaaaatttagctGAACAAAAATTTGTGATATGATTAAAACAAGAATTGGGCGGTGGTTCAAGGAAAAAATGGAATGATTTTCTTAAAGATATTGCTGACATCTATCATTGTCATCCTTCTGCTAAATGTGTGTTAAGACTTTGTGATATAATTAAAACAAGAATTGGGCGGTGGTTCAAGGAAAAAATGGAATGATTTTCTTAAAGATATTGCTGACATCTATCATTGTCATCCTTCTGCTAAATGTGTGTTAAGACTTTGTGGTCTCCACCTCTGCCTTCATTGGTTCAGTTCAACGGCTATTCCTGGGGAAAGCATGGACCAGGAGATATTGACGGGGTTCTTCGTGATACTAAAggtttcgttttttttttttactcttttttggAACATTGAGACACATTGAATAGTAATGAAACAAAAGAGGTCATGGTTACGTACTATACAAGTAGATATGTCTATCCACGCTTCTTAATATTTGTGGCTCTCATAGCCCCATCTTTTGCACGTGAATTCATTGTAGCCAAGAACCAACTCTGAAACTTAATAGGTTTGTCGCTAGCATGAGTTTGTAACAAACCTCAAATTGGCTTTCATACCCAGATCTCTACATCCAATGTTTCTCCACCACTCTTTTTAACTTAACTCTAAGGTCCAAATAATTGGTCCATAATTAGGAGGATTCAAAAAATTTCTGGAATAgtgtttaatttaaataataataacaataattaaaaaatattaatttttaaaatataaaaggaaaTATTTTTGTCGTTTTAAGTAATatctaaatattaatatataaattattttttgaaaaataaaaatattaatatttaaattataaaagaaaatatttttgtcattttaagTAACATCTAAATATTTGTATATAAATAactttttgataaataaacatattagcatttaaattataaaagaaatttttttgacttttcaaGTAATATCTAATTATTggtatataaattatttttttgataaatctaCTTTGATCTCACTCAATAATATAATAAgtagaaaattttgacattttgctttttaattcagaaaatttaagactctatttcattttcaaaaaattacaCAAGGAAAGGTCGAATGTTTTGTCAAGTTTTATGTTGTTTCGtagattttggttttttgaatTGCTGATTTGTATTCTAGGTTTTCTTGCTATCTTATAAATACTAGTTTTTTGAGTTTACAGCATGCAAACTCTACAATTTTCAGATCTGCAATTTCGTTTCTTCCTTCTCTCCCCAACTGAATCTAACAGAAATTATACAACTTTTGCATCctataaattgttttattacaattgaatttataaaCTCAAAAAAACCAGCCAAAAGTAAAACTATAGATAACTAACGTTGTTTATATGATTATGTAAAGTTTAAAAAAGACTTAATTTAAGAGACACGTGGTGAACAAATATGAACGGGATAGGGAAAGGGCCACAGTATGTGGCAGAGGATTTCCATCCATCTAGACCGTCCAtggaaaagaggaaaaagaaaatgagaaagaatgCGATTTGTTGACTATAAATATGACTTCCACCAACACTTACTAAGCACCCGACACTTGGTATTCTCTCCTTCACGTACTAGATTTCGTGTTATGGCAACTCCATTCACTTCCCTGACCTTTACTGTCCGAAGATGCGAACCCGAGCTAGTTGCTCCGGCCAAGCCCACACCACATGAATGCAAACTATTATCCGACATCGATGATCAAGAGAGTCTCCGCTTTCAAATTCCCGTTATCCAATTTTATCGGCACAACCCTTCCATGCAAGGGAAGGACCCTGCTAAGATTATTAGGGAGGCACTTGCGAAAGCCCTTGTGTTCTATTATCCATTTGCTGGTAGGCTAAGGGAGGGGCCTAACCGTAAGCTTATGGTGGATTGCACTGGTGAAGGTGTGTTGTTTATTGAGGCCGATGCTGATGTTACACTTGAACAATTCGGAGATGAACTTCACCCACCATTTCCTTGCTTTGATGAGCTCCTTTATGATGTTCCAGGCTCTGAAGGGATGCTAAATTGCCCATTGTTGTTGATTCAGGTACCCTTTTTTACTTCCAAGCTCTAATAAACTCAGCaccattcttctttttttctttgtccaAGTTCAGTTAAAACAATATGAGATAAGTTATTAATTGTCTTCCCGCCGATACATACTTGGAATGAAAACCAAGATCTgcattaaagaaagaaaatcaaccGCAGTTGGCGACTATGCACCATGAAAATATGCATTTTAGGTACACTGGTCAGGAAGTTTCCTCTTACAAAATGGTAATAGTAGTACCTTACCTTAgcttaaaatttcttttttaatcattaaatatcctttatatataggaatttgtttttaaaatacaaaGGAAATTAAGAATACTTAACATTTAGTGCTAcctatatttcattttcaatgcAGGCAATGCCCAAGAAAATCATGGCCATTCCAATTAAAGCCCCTAAACCATATTGTTTAGTCTCGATATTGTATAAGACCTCAAAATTGGAATTCAAATTCTTACTCTTCAAATTGGAGTCCTCAAAATTTCTATAACTAATTTGGCATGAGTGTCTGGTTCACACTTATCTGTGATTCTTATGGCAAtctcaataatttttaaattaagttgactttttcttaattataaatttaaacgGTTTCTACATTTTgaaatagtgaaaatttgtGTGATAGAATATTAATAACGATtgatgaaataaaatgaatgaaataatttgaaatatttttaatatatgatgaattttaaaattaagttttaaaattacGATATTTCTACAATTTactcaaatattttaatttttttaaataaaaaaaatcaatattaaattattggtTGATTATGTTAATTAATAGATAACACGGATGAAATGCGGTGGTTTCATCTTTGCCGTCCGCCTCAACCACGTCATGAGTGATGGCGCTGGCCTAAAACAGCTCGTGTCCGCCGTGGGCGAGATGGCACGTGGCATGGTTACCTCCTCAATCCCACCAGTGTGGGAAAGGCACCTCTTAGATGCTGGAGACCCACCACGAGTCATGTTCACACACCACGAGTACGACGAGGTGGAAGGCATCATCACCCCACCGGACAACATGGTTCAACGTGCTTTTTTCTTTGGCCCCAACGAAATCTCATCCCTTCGTCGGCTCCTCCCCCGCCACCTTCGCCAATGCTCCAAGTTCGAACTCTTGACAGCTTGCTTATGGCGCTGTCGAACCGTTGCTATAAATCCCGACCCTGACGACGAGGTTCGCATGATGTGCATTGCTAACACACGTTCCAAATTCAATCCTCCACTGCCATCGGGATATTATGGGAATGCCTTCGTGTTCCCAGCAGCAAAAACAACAGCTAGAAAACTTTTCCGGAATCCATTAGGGTATGCAGTGGAGCTAGTGAAGCAAGCCAAGGCAAGCGTAACGGAGGAATATGTGAAATCAGTGTCAAGTTTGATGGTGATTAGGGACAAACAACTCCACTTCCCAGTGGTTCGGTCCTTCCTGATATCAGATGTAACAAGTTTCGGATTCGGAGATGTCGATTATGGGTGGGGTAAGGCAGTGTTTGGAGGCCCAGCAAAAGCTCTTGGGCCAATAAGCTTTTTGATACAAAGCAAGGATAAAAATGGAGAAGTTGGAACTTTGGTGTCAATTTGTTTGCCAGCTCCGGCCATGGAAAGCTTTGCCAAGGAATTGGACAACATTTTGAAGGGGCAGCCAGTTGAGGATGTGGGTAAACCAATTAAGATTTCATCTGCTATGTAAAACAAATAATGGGTAGATATTAGACCTGAAGATAGAATGTTTTCTGGCGTTAAATTTCAATGCAAGATATTATTACATTTctaaataatcatatttatttaattttaattttaaaatacatGACTTTAATAGACAAGTTAGACCTAAACACAGGTTTTAAAGATGTCAAGCCGGTCCCATATATAGACATCTTTAGCTCCGATAAATGTTACATTATTTTCCTAATAGACCAAACATAAATAAGACAATATTCATTTGCCTCTATGTGAGTATGCTGATGACGCCAATGTAGCTATGTCCATTTTTTTATGCAATGATGCTGGTGCTGTTTTGGACACGTGGTTTGATAATATAAAAGGCCACAAACGGATGTATTAAACAGGGGCAGGAGATTTGTACTCCAAATTAACAAGTATTCTGATAACCTGCCTCTTCTTGTTGCCTCATCTTTGTGCCGGAGGTTTTGCCACGTAGCCAAAACAAATAAACACAGAAAAATAAACTagcttcattttattttatttttcttacttccctatatatctaataaaaaagaaaaatgtttgtatcaagtacaaaaaaaatagACCGTTGAAACGGTTAatgacaataataataataaatcaacaatttgataattttaaaaattaaaaattacatgGTATTTTGGtaacctttttctttgaatttcaatacccatatgttttttttaaggTAGTGAATATCATTATTATCAGAAAATTAACAGCAACCTCAGGGAGACAAAGAAAGCCTACCCCAGCACTCAAAATTTCTGCGGGTGAACAAAAAAACCTCCCTTTTGAAGAATAACCCATCGTAATTACAAATATCCATAAAAGGACTCCACATACTCCTTGTTGAAGAATGATACTTAGCCTGTTAAATCAGAAGTAGCAGAGTCTTGAAGGGAAGCAACGATTgtttaaagaagaaaggaagctGGAAAGAAGTGCAAAATTGAGCGTTTCTGTCTTTACCAATTTATTGTCGTTTtggtcttttatttttatctgtATTCTGAAAACGTCAACCAGTGGTGTCGTTTCATGTGTCGCAGGCTTAAACGCCTACTTGTTATGTCGTTTTAGTTTTGTAAGGCTTAACAgccaattatttatttttcctgTTATTTTAGCTGTTGTATTGCATAGAAAACtttgtttgttttctattAGTTTTCTATGCCTAGTTAGTTGGtcctttatttttcattttaaaatggTTGTATAAAAGCtgaatatgaaatgaaaattattgagCCTACTTATGACTCGATTCTTACCTTGAATCTTCTTCAAATTGTTGATTGATCTTAGCTTCAATGGCAACACTAGGCTTCAATACTTCAGCACCTCCAATTTTCTCAAATACTAATTATTAGTTAGTGAAGATGAAAACCTATTTGAAGGCTTTCTATCTCTAAGATGTAGTTAAAGTACGTGGAGATCCTTCTGTGCAAAGGTATGTCAATCCTACATTGGCTTAAATCAAACAACACAAAGAGGAAATTGCAAAACGCTACAAGGCACTTTCATGCCTACattttgttgttttgaaagaaaaattttattaaccCAAGTTGGAATGAGATATCATCCAACATATTCAAAGATGTCATACTTGCTAAATTGccaaacttgaaaatttaaacACTAATACATATAAACCGTTACCCATTCTTGAGACACCTTGGGTAGATATGAGTATGGATTATATTTTGGATTTACCAAGAACCCAAAGGTAAATGGACTCTGCAATGGTGGTCGTCGAcagatttttcaaaatgaCTCATTTTGTGTGATGCCAAAAAATAGATGATACTTCTCAAGTAGCTGATTTGTACATTAAGGAAATTGTGTGCCGCCATGGAATTCCAAAATCATCACTTTAGATCGAGATGTGAAGTTCATGAGTCATTTCTTATGAATTCTTTGGAGCAAAATAAGGATTTACTTGCAATTTAGTTCACAAGCCACCCTCAAATGAATAGTCAAACAGAAGTGATCAACAAAGTTTAAGAAACTTATTGAGAAGCTTTGTGGGTAAACATATTTGTCAATGAGATCTTATATTAGTACAAGCGAAATTCtcatataataattttgtgAGCCAAGTCACTAGAAGATTTGCATTCAAAATAGTGTATGGAAAATGTCCTCTTAGTCTTTTAGACCTTCCTATGTTACCAACTATTTGTGATTTAATGCAGATGTTGAAGAACATGCTGAGCAGATCAAGAAGCTTCATTAAGAAGTCCAAGAGAAGATTATTCGTCAAACTGCCAACTACAAAAAGCAAACCATCAAGCACAAAAAGCCAACTAGTTTTAAAGAATGAGACATAGTGTGGATTCACTTAAGGAAAAAGTGTTTTCTTAAGTCTTGTACAAAATTATCTCTTCGAGTTGATGGACCATTCCTAGTCTTGGAATGTATTAATGAAAATGCTTACAAGATCGCGCTTCTTTGAGATTATGAAGTTTTTTCAACCTTCGACGTAACTGATCTGTCTTCTTACTATGGAGAAGACGAAGAAGACATGGATCTTGAAagcaatttttctccaatttaGGGAGAATGATACATGAGTAAGTTATTAGGTTACTTGCAGATTAAGTTAGGGAAGATTATTTCTAGAATTATCTTTCCTTATCTTTAACTGTACTTTTACTTGAAGAAAGTTTAGATTAGGttacttctttatttattttacttaagaattataataatttcataTGGAAAAGTAAGAAGGCTCTCTTCCTTAGAAATAGTTATGCAAAGCTCTATTGGGTTAATTGTTAGACATTCAAATtgagaataaataaagaatattttcttaaataagaAGTACTTATTTTCTCTAGACTCTTTTTTAATAGTGTAAGAATTTCTACTATTTTTGGTTTAgctaattaaatgaaattttggccATTGTTCACCTTAGTAGAATTTCTAATCTCATCAAGATTGGTGTTCAACTTAGTAGAGTTTTTAACCTCACCAAAATTGATGTGTTCACAACGACCCAACGTCAATGTTGGTGGCGTCAATGTTGAAGGAGCTGTCAGTTGAGGGAAAGCGTAAATCAGTTCCTATATCATCTGCTATGTAAAAGATTATAGTAATGATTTGCTATGACTGAATATAAAGAGTGCATGTGGAAGGGTATTGTAATTTACAGTTCGCATAAAAGtaatgtttttttaaatatcaatgcaaaaatcttttattttttccattatCTTTTTGCTATGTTTTGTTATGATTTTAGTTTAGATTAGAAGTTAAAACTTATATCAAGAGTGTGTGTGTGGAAGGGTATTGTAATTTACAGTTTGCATAAAAGTAATGTTTTGTTAAATATCAATGCAAAAGTCTTTTATCTTATCATTAtctttttgctatattttgtTATGATTTTAGTTtagaataaaagttaaaacttAATTCTCAATTAATTACAACATTCATCGTGGTTTGACTATATATGAGCTGTTATATTATAATTGCACAagagttaaaaaattattaataaggTCAAGGTTGTTTTGGACCTTTCGAAGACGTCTttctattgaaaaaaaaaaaaaactcaatccACAAGAATTAAATATCAATGCAAAAGTCTAAATCTTCTACATTATGTTGCCCCTACGTTTTGTTCTGATTTTAGTTCACATTTAAACCTGTTTCTCAAATAATTACCACATTCATCATAGGGCTACATCCTACCTATGACGGTGTTATTTAATGATTTCACAAgaacttcaaaaaaaaaaaaaaagaattatatatgaataagataaggttaattttttttgtctgtTTTTTTAGtcatatgaaaatttattaggCTTAAGCTAcgtaatagaaaaataaattttttctcaTCTCATTAATGTCACTTTTCTTTTGAAGTAATGGAAAGTTTGTAAATGAACACtgagattttttatttgtggagttgttatgtaaattttttctCATCTCATTAATGtcacttttcttttaaagtaatGGATGTTTGTAGACGACCAAACTTGCTGAAAATTGATAATGATGTCTTctggaaacaaaaaaaacgTGTCATCAATTTCGGCACGGCAACTATTCAAGGTGACACTTCATTTCCGTTATCCTCTCCCATCTCTTTCCTCAGTACGATGTGACTCTCAAGACAATCTTAACCACTATTGTCCCACGCCGGATGAAAATCCTCTGCCTTATATTGTGGCCCTTTCCCTGCCTCGTTCATATTTGTTTTCCTCGTGTCTCTTAGATtaggtctttttttttaactttgttTAACCATAGAAAAGACATTAGTTGTCGACAGCTTTCCTTCTCACTGGATTTTTTGAGTTTATAAATTCGGTAGTGATAGAATGATTTCGAGGTTGTAAAAGTTGGATAACTTGTGTTCGATTCAGTtggggagagagagaaagaaacgAAATTGCAGGGTTTTCATGTTGTAATTATTTCTATGAACTAGGGACATTTTTATCTAATAACATTTTTACCGTATTTCATTTCAGTCATGAAATGGCTAATAACAAGGGGAAAAGGGAATGGCTAAGCCTTTTTATTTTGGGAATAGCCATTCAGTGAAAAACAACCCAACAAATTAATGCAGCACTATTTTGAAAGAATAAGGcgagaataaagaaaataaaaaacactAGTGGTTAGTCAAGAAATTCACACTGCGCACTTCGTTTCCTATTTCTATTGAAAATCTATAATGACATCTtttgaacaaaaacaaaacgtGTCATCAATTTTTGCACGGCAGCTATTCAAAGTGACccttcttttccattttcctcTCTCATCTCTTTCCTTAGTACGATGTAACTCTCAAGACAATCTTATCCGGCCTGGACGGAAATCCTCTACCCCTACATTGTGCCACTTTCCCTGCTCCGTTCATATTTGTTTGCCACGTGTCTTTTAGATTAAGTCTTTTTATAA from Theobroma cacao cultivar B97-61/B2 chromosome 5, Criollo_cocoa_genome_V2, whole genome shotgun sequence carries:
- the LOC18599665 gene encoding benzyl alcohol O-benzoyltransferase, yielding MATPFTSLTFTVRRCEPELVAPAKPTPHECKLLSDIDDQESLRFQIPVIQFYRHNPSMQGKDPAKIIREALAKALVFYYPFAGRLREGPNRKLMVDCTGEGVLFIEADADVTLEQFGDELHPPFPCFDELLYDVPGSEGMLNCPLLLIQITRMKCGGFIFAVRLNHVMSDGAGLKQLVSAVGEMARGMVTSSIPPVWERHLLDAGDPPRVMFTHHEYDEVEGIITPPDNMVQRAFFFGPNEISSLRRLLPRHLRQCSKFELLTACLWRCRTVAINPDPDDEVRMMCIANTRSKFNPPLPSGYYGNAFVFPAAKTTARKLFRNPLGYAVELVKQAKASVTEEYVKSVSSLMVIRDKQLHFPVVRSFLISDVTSFGFGDVDYGWGKAVFGGPAKALGPISFLIQSKDKNGEVGTLVSICLPAPAMESFAKELDNILKGQPVEDVGKPIKISSAM
- the LOC18599664 gene encoding benzyl alcohol O-benzoyltransferase, which encodes MATPSLVFAVHRQEPELIAPAKPTPHEYKLLSDIDDQEGLRFQIPVIQFYQYSPSMQGKDPARVIREALAQTLVFYYPFAGRLREGPQRKLMVDCTGEGVMFVEADADVTLEQFGDALQPPFPCLEDLLHDVPGSAGVLNCPLLLIQVTRLRCGGFIFALRLNHTVSDAAGLTQFMSAVGEMARGWLAPSIPPVWERHLLGARDPPRVTCKHREYEEVQGTIVPFDEMAHRSFFFGPAELLALRKLVPLHLRKCSRFELLTACLWRCRTIAIQANLEEEVRIICIVNSRSKFNPPLPSGYYGNAFAFPVAVAKAGKLRQNPLGYALELVKQAKADVTEEYMKSLADLMVIRGRPHFTAVRSYLVSDVTRAGFGDVDFGWGKAVYGGPAKGGVGAIPGVASFLIPSKNKKGEDGIVLPITLPPPAMEIFVKELDGMLKEKPTGIESQSVFISSSL